One Nocardioides dongkuii genomic window, GCGGACGTCGTCGAGGGCCGCCTCGGCGCCCCCGGCGACCCCGGCCCCCGGGTGGTGCTGGCCCGGCCCCGCTCGTACATGAACGACGTCGGCGGGCCGGTCAAGGCGCTCGCGACCTTCTACAAGGTGCCCGCCGAGCGGATCGTCGCGATCCACGACGAGCTCGACCTCCCGTTCGACACGATGCGGGTCAAGCTCGGCGGGGGCGACAACGGGCACAACGGGCTGAAGTCGATGCGCTCCTCGCTCGGCACCGGCGACTTCCACCGGGTCCGCGTCGGCATCGGCCGGCCGCCGGGCCGCCAGGACGTCGCCGACTTTGTGCTGTCCAACTACAGCACCGCCGAGCGCAAGGTGGTCCCGTTCGTCGTCGACACCGCGGCCGACGCGGTCGAGTGCCTGGTCACCGAGGGCCTCGAGCGCACCCAGCAGAAGTTCAACTCCTGATGTCCGCCAGCCTCGCGGGCGACCCCGGCGGCGTGCGCGCCGTCCTCATCGACGCCGACGGCGTCCTGCAGCTCAACCCGCCCGGCTGGGACGACGACGTCCGCAGCTTCGTGGCGCCCGACCGGGCCGACGCGTTCACCGAGGACCTGTGGGCCGCCGAGAAGGCGGCGCTGCGCGGCGAGTGCTCGTTCGTCGACGTGGTGCGCGAGGTCGCCGACCGCTGGGGCTTCACCGGGCGCGAGGACGAGCTGCTCGCGCACTGGCGCCGCGTCGAGGTGAGCGACGAGACGCTGGCGGTCGTGCGCGCGCTGCGGGCGCTCGGGCTGGCCTGCCACCTGGTCACCAACCAGAACGACGTGCGGGCGGCGTACCTCCGCGACGAGGTGGGGTACGGCGACCTGCTCGACACCGTCTTCTGCTCCTGCGAGCTCGGCACGACCAAGGACGACCCGGCGTTCTTCGAGCACGTCCGCGCGACGCTCGACCTGCCGTACGACGCGCTGCTGCTCGTCGACGACGGCCCGGCGTACGTCGAGACGGCGCAGGCGCTGGGCATCCGCGCGGTCGGGTGGGAGATCCCCGACGGCGTCGCCGCGCTGCGCGCCCGGCTCGCCGCGCAGGGCCTGCGGCTGCCCGGCTGAGCCCGGTTAGGGTGACGCTCGTGACCTTCGACCCAGGGACCCCGCCGGACGCCGCCCGCCACGACGACCACGCGCTCGCCGCGTGGCTGGCCGAGGTCGCCGGCCGCCGGCTGCTCGAGGTGCGGGCCGAGGGCCTGGAGGGCCGCGAGCTCAAGGACGCCGGCGACCGCGCCGCCCACGAGCTGCTGATGGCGCTGGTCGCCGAGCACCGCCCCGACGACGCCGTGCTCTCCGAGGAGGGCAAGGACGACAAGGTCCGGCTCTCCGCGGACCGGGTCTGGATCATCGACCCGCTCGACGGCACCCGCGAGTTCTCCGAGCCGCCGCGCGACGACTGGGCCGTCCACGTCGCCCTGTGGGAGCGCGGCCCCCGCGACCTCACCGCCGGCGCCGTCGCCCAGCCCGCGCTCGGCGAGACGTTCTCGACCGGCGCGCCCCCCGTCGTACCGCCCCGGACGTCGGAGCGGCCGCGGATCGCCGTGTCCCGCAGCCGGCCGCCCGCGTTCGTGCCCGTGCTGGCCGCCGAGATGGACGCCGAGCTGGTCGCGATGGGCTCGGCCGGGGTCAAGGTCATCTCGGTCGCCCGTGACCTGACCGACGCCTACGTGCACGCCGGCGGCCAGTACGAGTGGGACTCCGCCGCCCCGGTCGCCGTCGCCCGCGCCGCCGGCCTGTTCACCTCGCGCATCGACGGCCGGCCGCTGGAGTACAACCAGGACGACGTCTACCTCCCCGACCTGATCGTCTGCCGGCCCGAGCTCGCCGACCAGATCGTCGACTTCGTGCAGCGGCACGGCGTCACCTCCGCCGGCTGATGACCGCCCTCGTCTCGCACACGACCATCGACTGCCGCGACGCCTACGCGCTCTCGGAGTGGTGGAAGAAGGTCCTCGGGTACGTCGACGTCGAGGGCGACCCCAACCTGCCGGGCCACGAGGAGTGCATGATCCTCGACCCCGCGACGGGGCACCGGCTGCTGTTCATCGAGGTGCCCGAGGGCAAGCAGGGCAAGAACCGGATCCACCTCGACCTCGCGCCCCGCGAGGGGACCCGCGACGAGGAGCTCGCGGTGCTGCTCGGCCTCGGCGCGACCGAGGTCGCCGACCTCCGGGGGATCTACGGCCCGGGCAGCGGCTGGGTGGTGCTCGCCGACCCGGAGGGCAACGAGTTCTGCATCCTGCGCTCGGCGGCCGAGCGCGCCGCGGGGCCGCCTCCCGTCCATCCCTGACCACCGGGATACTGACGCGGTGCTCTCCAGGCCCGTCCGGCTCATCGTCCTGCTCGCGACAGGTCTGGGCGCCGTCGCCGGGCTGGGGCACGTCGCGTCCGTGACCGTCCTCGCGCGCCCCGATCTGCCGCCAACGGCGCAGCACGCGTACGTCGCCGCACCGGTCCCGGCCCGCGCGCCGGTGGCCCCCGCGCCCGCCGGCGAGCCGGTCGGCGTACCCGTCGTCGACCCGGCGTGGGTGTCCGCCCACGCGGAGGCGTCCGGCGTCCCTGAGCCGGCCGTGCGCGCGTACGCCGCCGCCCAGCTCGCCGTCGACAACCGCTGCGCGCTGGGCTGGACGACGCTGGCCGGCATCGGCTGGGTGGAGTCGCAGCACGGCACGATCGGCGGCCGGGTCATCGCGGCCGACGGCCACGCGTCGCGGCGCATCCTCGGCCCCCCGCTGAACGGCCGCGGCGCCGTCGCCGCGATCCCGGCCACCCCGGAGTCGTCGTCCTGGCACGGCAACCCGCGCTGGGACCACGCGGTCGGGCCGATGCAGTTCATCCCGAGCACCTGGGAGACCTGGGGGAGCGACGGCGACGGGGACGGGGAAGCCGACCCCAACGACCTCGACGACGCCGCGCTCGCCGCCGCCCGCTACCTCTGCGCCGACGGCCACGACCTCACCACCGGCGAGGGCTGGGCCGCCGCGGTGTTCGCCTACAACCACGCGCAGGTCTACGTCGACGCCGTCCACGCCGCCGCCACGTCGTACGCCGACCGCACCACCTGACCTGACCGTCGAGTTGGGCCTGCCTGACGGTTGAGTTGGGCCGTCCTGACCGTCGAGTCGGGCGTTCCTCACGTGCCGGCGTGAGAAGGGCCCCACCCAACGGTGAGGGGGGCCCAACTCAACGGTGAGGGGAGCCCAACTCGACGGGTGGGGTGAGGGGCAGGCGGCGGGGGTCATTAGCACAGGGACGCGCCAGTCGCCAGGGTCGCCGGGGCTCCTTCGCGTGGGCGTACGGGGGTTGTCCCCAGGTGACGGCGAGGCGACCGTGGACAGACGCGTCCGAGACCGAGAGGGGGGCGCATGAGCCTCCGCCGTGGAAATGCCGTCACTGCCGCGTGTGCGCTGGCCTCAGCCGTGCTCGCCGTCGTCCCGGACGCGGCCCGCGCCCCGGCGTCGGCCGACCCGCCGACGGGCGGGACCACGATCGTGGACGAGACCTTCACCGGCTCCTCGGTGGCGGATCCGGCATGGACCGCCCAGGGAGACACCTGCCTGACCGGCGCCAGGACGGCGCCTCCGGCCGGCGCGGCCCAGATCCCGACCTGCGCGGCCCACCGGTCGGGCCCGGTGCCGGCCCTCGGCACCACGCCCGGCTACCTGCAGCTGACCGACACGACCACCCAGAGGGCCGGCAGCGTGCTGTACAACCGGCCGATCCCGGCCGTCGCCGGGGTGACCATCACCTTCGACCAGTACCAGTACGGCGGCACCGGGGCCGACGGCATCGGGTTCTTCCTCGTCGACGGCGCCACCGACCTGGTCCGGACCGGCGGGGCCGGCGGCAGCCTGGGATACGCCCAACGCACTCCTGCGTCCGGCGGGGACGACGAGCCGGGCGTCGTCGGCGGGGTCCTCGGCGTGGGGCTGGACGCCTACGGCAACTACTACGACGACGCCGAGAGCAGAGGGGCGGGCTGTCCTGAGGACGAGCGCTCGCCCTCGACCGCGGAGGGCGCGGTCGCCCCGAACGTGATCACGCTGCGTGGTCCCGGCGACGGCATGACCGGGTACTGCTACCTCGCCTCCACCACGCCCGCGGACGCCGAGGACCCGAACGACCCGGGGACCACCCTCAACGGCGGCACGGGGACGCTGCGGGCCCGCACGCTCGCCGCGTCCCGGCGCCAGGTGAACATCACCGTCACCCCCGCGCCCGACCCGCGGATCATCGTCCAGGTCCGCTACAACCCCGACGACCCGGACGACCCGTGGATCACCGAGCTCGACGTACCCGCGCCCCCGGACCTGCCGAGCACCTACAAGTTCGGTTTCTCCGGCTCGACGGGCGGCGTGACCGACGTCCACCTGATCCGCAACGCCATCGTCCGGTCGGTCAACCCCCTCGCCCAGCTGCAGCTGGAGAAGCAGGTCGACCGCAGCGCCGGCGCCCTGCCCGCCGTGATCACTCCCGGCACCGTCATCCCCTACCAGTACACCGTCACCAACGCCGGGACGGAGAACCTCTCGGCCCTGGCGATCGCGGACGACACGATCACCGGACCGATCACCTGCGACGCCACCACGCTGACCCCGGCGCCGGCGGTGGGGTCGACCACGGTGTGCCGCGGGACCTACACCGTCACCGCCGCGGACGCCGACGCCGGCGAGGTCGTCAACATCGCCACCGCGACGGCCCGCAACCCGGCC contains:
- a CDS encoding HAD family hydrolase produces the protein MSASLAGDPGGVRAVLIDADGVLQLNPPGWDDDVRSFVAPDRADAFTEDLWAAEKAALRGECSFVDVVREVADRWGFTGREDELLAHWRRVEVSDETLAVVRALRALGLACHLVTNQNDVRAAYLRDEVGYGDLLDTVFCSCELGTTKDDPAFFEHVRATLDLPYDALLLVDDGPAYVETAQALGIRAVGWEIPDGVAALRARLAAQGLRLPG
- a CDS encoding lytic transglycosylase domain-containing protein, producing the protein MLSRPVRLIVLLATGLGAVAGLGHVASVTVLARPDLPPTAQHAYVAAPVPARAPVAPAPAGEPVGVPVVDPAWVSAHAEASGVPEPAVRAYAAAQLAVDNRCALGWTTLAGIGWVESQHGTIGGRVIAADGHASRRILGPPLNGRGAVAAIPATPESSSWHGNPRWDHAVGPMQFIPSTWETWGSDGDGDGEADPNDLDDAALAAARYLCADGHDLTTGEGWAAAVFAYNHAQVYVDAVHAAATSYADRTT
- the pth gene encoding aminoacyl-tRNA hydrolase, encoding MTDSSTPVWLVVGLGNPGPTYAGHRHNIGYLVADELASRMRSSFRAHKTGRADVVEGRLGAPGDPGPRVVLARPRSYMNDVGGPVKALATFYKVPAERIVAIHDELDLPFDTMRVKLGGGDNGHNGLKSMRSSLGTGDFHRVRVGIGRPPGRQDVADFVLSNYSTAERKVVPFVVDTAADAVECLVTEGLERTQQKFNS
- a CDS encoding 3'(2'),5'-bisphosphate nucleotidase CysQ, which produces MTFDPGTPPDAARHDDHALAAWLAEVAGRRLLEVRAEGLEGRELKDAGDRAAHELLMALVAEHRPDDAVLSEEGKDDKVRLSADRVWIIDPLDGTREFSEPPRDDWAVHVALWERGPRDLTAGAVAQPALGETFSTGAPPVVPPRTSERPRIAVSRSRPPAFVPVLAAEMDAELVAMGSAGVKVISVARDLTDAYVHAGGQYEWDSAAPVAVARAAGLFTSRIDGRPLEYNQDDVYLPDLIVCRPELADQIVDFVQRHGVTSAG
- a CDS encoding VOC family protein; amino-acid sequence: MTALVSHTTIDCRDAYALSEWWKKVLGYVDVEGDPNLPGHEECMILDPATGHRLLFIEVPEGKQGKNRIHLDLAPREGTRDEELAVLLGLGATEVADLRGIYGPGSGWVVLADPEGNEFCILRSAAERAAGPPPVHP